A stretch of Pseudoliparis swirei isolate HS2019 ecotype Mariana Trench chromosome 14, NWPU_hadal_v1, whole genome shotgun sequence DNA encodes these proteins:
- the LOC130204334 gene encoding cytochrome P450 4F3 isoform X4 encodes MSLLWAVLSWTSLCRVLVVLAAGLGALVSVWTARLLARHAWFTYRLSCFSKPHANSWLLGHLGQMQSSEEGLLQVDDLVRMYTHSCSWFIGPFYHLVRLFHPDYVKPLLMAPASVTIKDELIYGHLRPWLGQSLLLSNGAEWSRKRRLLTPAFHFDTLKDYVVKFNTSTDTMHEKWRHLVAKGTATVEMFDHVTLMTLDSLLKCAFSYTSDCQKSTSEYVSAIVELSELVIDRRQKILHHWDWFYWKTEQGKRFRKALSTVHRFTREVVQKRRALISQQTKTDTDVSTAPRRKKDFVDIILLSKDEDGRGLTDEEIQAEANTFMFAGHDTTASAICWTLYNLARHEHYQEKCRQEAMDLMQGRDRHVVEWLENTHKHISMEDLSNLPFTTMCIRESLRLHAPVQAVTRKYNQDMALPGRRIVPKGAICLVSIYGTHHNPAVWTSPDVRNEGRHIVRLLFTCRFLSRLIYSLSGVLSPAFWPRVHSGTGFPRLHPLLLGPQELHWAEIRPGTASGRRGVDPAQVSPDPGGEPRTRGQVWGSAPSPSTRPACGGRFVAAA; translated from the exons ATGTCTCTCCTCTGGGCCGTCCTCAGCTGGACGAGCCTCTGTCGGGTCCTGGTTGTGCTCGCTGCAGGACTGGGAGCCCTGGTTTCGGTTTGGACGGCGAGGCTGTTGGCGCGACACGCCTGGTTCACGTACAGGCTGTCCTGCTTCAGCAAGCCACATGCCAACTCCTGGCTGTTGGGCCACCTGGGCCAG ATGCAGAGCTCGGAGGAAGGCCTCCTGCAGGTGGACGACTTGGTGCGGATGTACACGCACTCCTGCAGCTGGTTCATCGGCCCTTTCTATCACCTGGTCCGGCTCTTCCACCCTGACTACGTCAAACCTCTGCTCATGGCACCTG CCAGCGTTACGATAAAAGACGAGCTCATCTACGGTCATCTGCGTCCGTGGCTCG GGCAGAGCCTGTTGCTAAGCAACGGGGCGGAATGGTCTCGCAAGAGACGGCTGCTGACTCCGGCTTTTCACTTCGACACCCTTAAGGACTACGTGGTCAAGTTCAACACTTCCACCGACACCATGCAC GAGAAGTGGCGCCACTTGGTCGCAAAGGGCACGGCGACCGTCGAGATGTTTGACCACGTCACTCTGATGACACTGGACAGTTTGTTGAAATGTGCCTTCAGCTACACAAGCGACTGTCAGAA GTCGACCAGCGAGTATGTGTCCGCCATAGTGGAGCTGAGCGAGCTGGTGATAGACCGCCGGCAAAAGATTCTGCACCACTGGGACTGGTTTTACTGGAAAACGGAGCAGGGAAAGCGCTTCAGAAAGGCCCTCAGCACTGTGCACAG GTTCACCAGGGAGGTGGTCCAGAAGCGTCGAGCTCTGATCAGCCAGCAGACGAAGACAGATACCGACGTGTCCACAGCACCGCGGAGAAAGAAGGATTTTGTGGACATCATACTGCTGTCAAag GATGAAGATGGACGAGGACTCACAGATGAGGAGATACAGGCGGAGGCCAACACCTTCATGTTCGCAG gtcaCGACACAACAGCCAGTGCGATCTGCTGGACGCTGTATAATTTAGCACGCCACGAGCACTATCAGGAGAAATGCAGGCAGGAGGCGATGGATCTGATGCAAGGACGAGACCGGCATGTAGTGGAGTGgttagaaaacacacacaaacatatctcGAT GGAGGATCTGTCCAACCTTCCCTTCACCACCATGTGCATCAGGGAGTCTCTCCGGCTGCACGCTCCTGTGCAGGCCGTCACCAGGAAGTACAACCAGGACATGGCGCTGCCAGGGCGTCGGATCGTACCaaagg GGGCCATCTGTCTGGTCAGTATTTACGGGACACACCACAACCCTGCCGTTTGGACCAGCCCTGATGTGAGAAATGAAGGGAGACACATCGTAAGACTTCTGTTCACTTGTCGCTTTTTGAGCCGTTTGATTTATTCTCTTTCAGGAGTTTTGTCCCCTGCGTTTTGGCCCCGAGTGCACAGCGGAACGGGCTTCCCACGCCTACATCCCCTTCTCCTCGGGCCCCAG GAATTGCATTGGGCAGAAATTCGCCCTGGCACAGCTTCGGGTCGTCGTGGCGTTGACCCTGCTCAGGTATCGCCTGACCCCGGGGGTGAACCCCGAACTCGGGGCCAGGTCTGGGGGAGTGCGCCGTCTCCCTCAACTCGTCCTGCGTGCGGAGGGAGGTTTGTGGCTGCAGCTTGA
- the LOC130204334 gene encoding cytochrome P450 4F3 isoform X1 has protein sequence MSLLWAVLSWTSLCRVLVVLAAGLGALVSVWTARLLARHAWFTYRLSCFSKPHANSWLLGHLGQMQSSEEGLLQVDDLVRMYTHSCSWFIGPFYHLVRLFHPDYVKPLLMAPASVTIKDELIYGHLRPWLGQSLLLSNGAEWSRKRRLLTPAFHFDTLKDYVVKFNTSTDTMHEKWRHLVAKGTATVEMFDHVTLMTLDSLLKCAFSYTSDCQKSTSEYVSAIVELSELVIDRRQKILHHWDWFYWKTEQGKRFRKALSTVHRFTREVVQKRRALISQQTKTDTDVSTAPRRKKDFVDIILLSKDEDGRGLTDEEIQAEANTFMFAGHDTTASAICWTLYNLARHEHYQEKCRQEAMDLMQGRDRHVVEWEDLSNLPFTTMCIRESLRLHAPVQAVTRKYNQDMALPGRRIVPKGAICLVSIYGTHHNPAVWTSPDVRNEGRHIVRLLFTCRFLSRLIYSLSGVLSPAFWPRVHSGTGFPRLHPLLLGPQELHWAEIRPGTASGRRGVDPAQVSPDPGGEPRTRGQVWGSAPSPSTRPACGGRFVAAA, from the exons ATGTCTCTCCTCTGGGCCGTCCTCAGCTGGACGAGCCTCTGTCGGGTCCTGGTTGTGCTCGCTGCAGGACTGGGAGCCCTGGTTTCGGTTTGGACGGCGAGGCTGTTGGCGCGACACGCCTGGTTCACGTACAGGCTGTCCTGCTTCAGCAAGCCACATGCCAACTCCTGGCTGTTGGGCCACCTGGGCCAG ATGCAGAGCTCGGAGGAAGGCCTCCTGCAGGTGGACGACTTGGTGCGGATGTACACGCACTCCTGCAGCTGGTTCATCGGCCCTTTCTATCACCTGGTCCGGCTCTTCCACCCTGACTACGTCAAACCTCTGCTCATGGCACCTG CCAGCGTTACGATAAAAGACGAGCTCATCTACGGTCATCTGCGTCCGTGGCTCG GGCAGAGCCTGTTGCTAAGCAACGGGGCGGAATGGTCTCGCAAGAGACGGCTGCTGACTCCGGCTTTTCACTTCGACACCCTTAAGGACTACGTGGTCAAGTTCAACACTTCCACCGACACCATGCAC GAGAAGTGGCGCCACTTGGTCGCAAAGGGCACGGCGACCGTCGAGATGTTTGACCACGTCACTCTGATGACACTGGACAGTTTGTTGAAATGTGCCTTCAGCTACACAAGCGACTGTCAGAA GTCGACCAGCGAGTATGTGTCCGCCATAGTGGAGCTGAGCGAGCTGGTGATAGACCGCCGGCAAAAGATTCTGCACCACTGGGACTGGTTTTACTGGAAAACGGAGCAGGGAAAGCGCTTCAGAAAGGCCCTCAGCACTGTGCACAG GTTCACCAGGGAGGTGGTCCAGAAGCGTCGAGCTCTGATCAGCCAGCAGACGAAGACAGATACCGACGTGTCCACAGCACCGCGGAGAAAGAAGGATTTTGTGGACATCATACTGCTGTCAAag GATGAAGATGGACGAGGACTCACAGATGAGGAGATACAGGCGGAGGCCAACACCTTCATGTTCGCAG gtcaCGACACAACAGCCAGTGCGATCTGCTGGACGCTGTATAATTTAGCACGCCACGAGCACTATCAGGAGAAATGCAGGCAGGAGGCGATGGATCTGATGCAAGGACGAGACCGGCATGTAGTGGAGTG GGAGGATCTGTCCAACCTTCCCTTCACCACCATGTGCATCAGGGAGTCTCTCCGGCTGCACGCTCCTGTGCAGGCCGTCACCAGGAAGTACAACCAGGACATGGCGCTGCCAGGGCGTCGGATCGTACCaaagg GGGCCATCTGTCTGGTCAGTATTTACGGGACACACCACAACCCTGCCGTTTGGACCAGCCCTGATGTGAGAAATGAAGGGAGACACATCGTAAGACTTCTGTTCACTTGTCGCTTTTTGAGCCGTTTGATTTATTCTCTTTCAGGAGTTTTGTCCCCTGCGTTTTGGCCCCGAGTGCACAGCGGAACGGGCTTCCCACGCCTACATCCCCTTCTCCTCGGGCCCCAG GAATTGCATTGGGCAGAAATTCGCCCTGGCACAGCTTCGGGTCGTCGTGGCGTTGACCCTGCTCAGGTATCGCCTGACCCCGGGGGTGAACCCCGAACTCGGGGCCAGGTCTGGGGGAGTGCGCCGTCTCCCTCAACTCGTCCTGCGTGCGGAGGGAGGTTTGTGGCTGCAGCTTGA
- the LOC130204333 gene encoding insulin receptor substrate 2-A-like isoform X1, with protein MCRNQTVPPNDVNRRKCCQHYECPLRVNQSNHENHSLAGNETAATRRLCPGVMFALPTVSGVELEMNEMAEGSSRCADRERPPPASSSPRSSPGCSSTRIRLPAESPLRYQWMIDRQDSRHRREELLSSPPSRVYEELFCTGRTADIVLPLTGAVLTSGPHGDVVKRGYLGKMDRDRRRYFALRAGSHIGPSRLEWYKNQEKFSAVEKSAGKAPLFGVIYLRCCLGVSRSDSSRKGHTVALYATDQTLVLVAEDQWEQEDWYLAIKRLMEEERKAEEHGEVFDEEDDGYCTLPSAAFFKEVWPVTVKPIGLGCSKSLAGESRLCLTATSLVLVRVAACSNLPSVTIPLLSVRRFGHLDGSFYLELGRSAPNGPGEIWMEARDQGSPAVAQQVHEVVRETVRALRALPDFSGSPTSIHNRRQTLLALKRCRPKNRDKLARPPGSRLALPFGTSPIKCYLEPHKAEPESPRSSASHRSSMSETGSYMEMKVDPHLPVSKGRDNECRRAAMATGHRCSAAACGMESWEDQGPDYMMMMMSPPGSLSSPALPQDDYVTMASPKKHSTYSSPSSSLQTSFNSSTSDGYSPLHPSHLQTNEPSQPLWLVTSVQQSETDAGQSQMSIGCSSRPREEARRDPMSAEQRPGARAGFSPSPVRSVGRTGMSGPDYARPVQAGPNSGNGRSRRAASDKPVRRHRLSLCLPSCLQAEDRD; from the exons ATGTGCAGAAACCAAACGGTTCCACCCAATGATGTCAACAGAAGGAAGTGCTGTCAACATTATGAGTGTCCTTTACGAGTCAACCAGTCAAACCACGAGAACCATTCACTTG CCGGCAATGAGACGGCGGCGACGCGGCGCTTGTGCCCGGGGGTAATGTTCGCACTTCCGACGGTTTCAG GTGTTGAGCTTGAAATGAATGAGATGGCAGAAGGGAGCAGCAGGTGTGCCGACCGAGAGAGACCTCCACCTGCGTCCAGCTCCCCGCGGTCGTCCCCCGGCTGCAGCTCCACCCGGATACGGCTGCCTGCTGAATCCCCTCTGAGGTATCAATGGATGATCGATCGTCAGGATTCTCGGCACCGTCGCGAGGAGCTGCTGTCGAGTCCTCCGTCTCGTGTCTACGAGGAACTCTTCTGTACCGGCCGGACCGCCGACATCGTGCTCCCTTTGACCGGCGCCGTCCTGACCTCCGGGCCGCACGGCGACGTGGTGAAGCGAGGATACCTGGGGAAGATGGATCGGGATCGCAGAAGATATTTTGCCCTGAGGGCAGGAAGTCACATCGGGCCGAGCCGGCTCGAGTGGTACAAGAACCAGGAGAAGTTCAGCGCGGTGGAGAAGTCTGCTGGTAAAGCGCCGCTGTTTGG ggtgatTTACCTGAGGTGCTGTCTTGGTGTGAGTCGGAGTGACAGTTCTAGAAAAGGCCACACGGTGGCGCTGTATGCCACGGATCAAACCCTGGTGCTGGTGGCGGAGGACCAGTGGGAACAAGAAGACTGGTATCTGGCCATCAAGAGACTGATGGAGGAAGAGCGGAAGGCTGAAGAGCATGGCGAAGTATTTGACGAAGAGGATGATGGGTATTGCACCCTGCCCTCTGCTGCCTTCTTCAAAGAG gtgtggccCGTCACAGTGAAGCCCATCGGTCTGGGCTGCTCCAAGTCCCTGGCCGGGGAGAGCCGGCTCTGCCTCACGGCCACGTCCCTCGTCTTGGTCCGAGTGGCCGCGTGCAGTAATTTGCCGTCGGTTACGATACCGTTGCTGAGTGTGAGGCGCTTCGGTCACTTGGATGGTTCCTTCTACTTGGAGCTCGGCAGGTCGGCACCGAACGGTCCCGGGGAGATCTGGATGGAAGCGAGAGACCAAG GAAGCCCAGCAGTCGCCCAGCAGGTTCATGAGGTGGTCCGTGAGACCGTCAGGGCCCTGAGAGCTCTCCCTGACTTCAGCGGGTCACCGACCTCCATCCACAATCGGCGTCAAACCCTCCTGGCTTTAAAGCGCTGCAGACCCAAAAACAGAGACAAACTGGCGAGGCCGCCTGGTTCCCGTCTGGCCCTGCCCTTCGGGACAAGTCCAATTAAATGTTACCTCGAGCCGCACAAAGCGGAGCCGGAATCCCCTCGGAGCTCCGCCTCCCATCGCAGCTCCATGTCGGAGACCGGCAGCTACATGGAAATGAAGGTGGACCCACATCTCCCAGTGAGCAAAGGGCGGGACAACGAGTGCAGAAGAGCTGCCATGGCGACGGGGCACCGCTGCAGTGCAGCCGCCTGCGGGATGGAGAGCTGGGAGGACCAGGGTCCCgattacatgatgatgatgatgtcgccACCAGGAAGCCTCAGTTCGCCTGCACTGCCTCAGGATGACTATGTGACCATGGCAAGCCCAAAGAAACACTCCACTTACTCTtcgccctcctcttcccttcagaCATCCTTCAACAG CTCCACCTCTGACGGCTACTCTCCTCTGCACCCGTCACATCTTCAGACTAACGAGCCCAGTCAGCCACTCTGGCTGGTGACCTCGGTCCAACAGTCAGAAACGGATGCCGGCCAATCACAGATGAGCATCGGCTGCTCCAGCCGACCGCGGGAGGAGGCAAGGCGGGACCCGATGTCGGCCGAGCAGAGACCGGGAGCCCGGGCCGGGTTCTCCCCGTCTCCTGTGAGGAGCGTGGGCCGCACCGGCATGAGTGGTCCAGACTATGCCAGGCCGGTCCAGGCCGGTCCAAACTCTGGCAACGGTCGGTCTCGCCGGGCGGCCTCGGACAAACCTGTTCGAAGACACCggctgtctttgtgtctgcctTCCTGCCTGCAAGCTGAGGACAGAGACTGA
- the LOC130204334 gene encoding cytochrome P450 4F3 isoform X2 has protein sequence MSLLWAVLSWTSLCRVLVVLAAGLGALVSVWTARLLARHAWFTYRLSCFSKPHANSWLLGHLGQMQSSEEGLLQVDDLVRMYTHSCSWFIGPFYHLVRLFHPDYVKPLLMAPASVTIKDELIYGHLRPWLGQSLLLSNGAEWSRKRRLLTPAFHFDTLKDYVVKFNTSTDTMHEKWRHLVAKGTATVEMFDHVTLMTLDSLLKCAFSYTSDCQKSTSEYVSAIVELSELVIDRRQKILHHWDWFYWKTEQGKRFRKALSTVHRFTREVVQKRRALISQQTKTDTDVSTAPRRKKDFVDIILLSKDEDGRGLTDEEIQAEANTFMFAGHDTTASAICWTLYNLARHEHYQEKCRQEAMDLMQGRDRHVVEWLENTHKHISMEDLSNLPFTTMCIRESLRLHAPVQAVTRKYNQDMALPGRRIVPKGAICLVSIYGTHHNPAVWTSPDEFCPLRFGPECTAERASHAYIPFSSGPRNCIGQKFALAQLRVVVALTLLRYRLTPGVNPELGARSGGVRRLPQLVLRAEGGLWLQLEPLIPHDLEESDD, from the exons ATGTCTCTCCTCTGGGCCGTCCTCAGCTGGACGAGCCTCTGTCGGGTCCTGGTTGTGCTCGCTGCAGGACTGGGAGCCCTGGTTTCGGTTTGGACGGCGAGGCTGTTGGCGCGACACGCCTGGTTCACGTACAGGCTGTCCTGCTTCAGCAAGCCACATGCCAACTCCTGGCTGTTGGGCCACCTGGGCCAG ATGCAGAGCTCGGAGGAAGGCCTCCTGCAGGTGGACGACTTGGTGCGGATGTACACGCACTCCTGCAGCTGGTTCATCGGCCCTTTCTATCACCTGGTCCGGCTCTTCCACCCTGACTACGTCAAACCTCTGCTCATGGCACCTG CCAGCGTTACGATAAAAGACGAGCTCATCTACGGTCATCTGCGTCCGTGGCTCG GGCAGAGCCTGTTGCTAAGCAACGGGGCGGAATGGTCTCGCAAGAGACGGCTGCTGACTCCGGCTTTTCACTTCGACACCCTTAAGGACTACGTGGTCAAGTTCAACACTTCCACCGACACCATGCAC GAGAAGTGGCGCCACTTGGTCGCAAAGGGCACGGCGACCGTCGAGATGTTTGACCACGTCACTCTGATGACACTGGACAGTTTGTTGAAATGTGCCTTCAGCTACACAAGCGACTGTCAGAA GTCGACCAGCGAGTATGTGTCCGCCATAGTGGAGCTGAGCGAGCTGGTGATAGACCGCCGGCAAAAGATTCTGCACCACTGGGACTGGTTTTACTGGAAAACGGAGCAGGGAAAGCGCTTCAGAAAGGCCCTCAGCACTGTGCACAG GTTCACCAGGGAGGTGGTCCAGAAGCGTCGAGCTCTGATCAGCCAGCAGACGAAGACAGATACCGACGTGTCCACAGCACCGCGGAGAAAGAAGGATTTTGTGGACATCATACTGCTGTCAAag GATGAAGATGGACGAGGACTCACAGATGAGGAGATACAGGCGGAGGCCAACACCTTCATGTTCGCAG gtcaCGACACAACAGCCAGTGCGATCTGCTGGACGCTGTATAATTTAGCACGCCACGAGCACTATCAGGAGAAATGCAGGCAGGAGGCGATGGATCTGATGCAAGGACGAGACCGGCATGTAGTGGAGTGgttagaaaacacacacaaacatatctcGAT GGAGGATCTGTCCAACCTTCCCTTCACCACCATGTGCATCAGGGAGTCTCTCCGGCTGCACGCTCCTGTGCAGGCCGTCACCAGGAAGTACAACCAGGACATGGCGCTGCCAGGGCGTCGGATCGTACCaaagg GGGCCATCTGTCTGGTCAGTATTTACGGGACACACCACAACCCTGCCGTTTGGACCAGCCCTGAT GAGTTTTGTCCCCTGCGTTTTGGCCCCGAGTGCACAGCGGAACGGGCTTCCCACGCCTACATCCCCTTCTCCTCGGGCCCCAG GAATTGCATTGGGCAGAAATTCGCCCTGGCACAGCTTCGGGTCGTCGTGGCGTTGACCCTGCTCAGGTATCGCCTGACCCCGGGGGTGAACCCCGAACTCGGGGCCAGGTCTGGGGGAGTGCGCCGTCTCCCTCAACTCGTCCTGCGTGCGGAGGGAGGTTTGTGGCTGCAGCTTGAGCCTCTGATCCCGCACGACCTGGAGGAGTCTGATGACTGA
- the LOC130204333 gene encoding insulin receptor substrate 2-A-like isoform X2, giving the protein MFALPTVSGVELEMNEMAEGSSRCADRERPPPASSSPRSSPGCSSTRIRLPAESPLRYQWMIDRQDSRHRREELLSSPPSRVYEELFCTGRTADIVLPLTGAVLTSGPHGDVVKRGYLGKMDRDRRRYFALRAGSHIGPSRLEWYKNQEKFSAVEKSAGKAPLFGVIYLRCCLGVSRSDSSRKGHTVALYATDQTLVLVAEDQWEQEDWYLAIKRLMEEERKAEEHGEVFDEEDDGYCTLPSAAFFKEVWPVTVKPIGLGCSKSLAGESRLCLTATSLVLVRVAACSNLPSVTIPLLSVRRFGHLDGSFYLELGRSAPNGPGEIWMEARDQGSPAVAQQVHEVVRETVRALRALPDFSGSPTSIHNRRQTLLALKRCRPKNRDKLARPPGSRLALPFGTSPIKCYLEPHKAEPESPRSSASHRSSMSETGSYMEMKVDPHLPVSKGRDNECRRAAMATGHRCSAAACGMESWEDQGPDYMMMMMSPPGSLSSPALPQDDYVTMASPKKHSTYSSPSSSLQTSFNSSTSDGYSPLHPSHLQTNEPSQPLWLVTSVQQSETDAGQSQMSIGCSSRPREEARRDPMSAEQRPGARAGFSPSPVRSVGRTGMSGPDYARPVQAGPNSGNGRSRRAASDKPVRRHRLSLCLPSCLQAEDRD; this is encoded by the exons ATGTTCGCACTTCCGACGGTTTCAG GTGTTGAGCTTGAAATGAATGAGATGGCAGAAGGGAGCAGCAGGTGTGCCGACCGAGAGAGACCTCCACCTGCGTCCAGCTCCCCGCGGTCGTCCCCCGGCTGCAGCTCCACCCGGATACGGCTGCCTGCTGAATCCCCTCTGAGGTATCAATGGATGATCGATCGTCAGGATTCTCGGCACCGTCGCGAGGAGCTGCTGTCGAGTCCTCCGTCTCGTGTCTACGAGGAACTCTTCTGTACCGGCCGGACCGCCGACATCGTGCTCCCTTTGACCGGCGCCGTCCTGACCTCCGGGCCGCACGGCGACGTGGTGAAGCGAGGATACCTGGGGAAGATGGATCGGGATCGCAGAAGATATTTTGCCCTGAGGGCAGGAAGTCACATCGGGCCGAGCCGGCTCGAGTGGTACAAGAACCAGGAGAAGTTCAGCGCGGTGGAGAAGTCTGCTGGTAAAGCGCCGCTGTTTGG ggtgatTTACCTGAGGTGCTGTCTTGGTGTGAGTCGGAGTGACAGTTCTAGAAAAGGCCACACGGTGGCGCTGTATGCCACGGATCAAACCCTGGTGCTGGTGGCGGAGGACCAGTGGGAACAAGAAGACTGGTATCTGGCCATCAAGAGACTGATGGAGGAAGAGCGGAAGGCTGAAGAGCATGGCGAAGTATTTGACGAAGAGGATGATGGGTATTGCACCCTGCCCTCTGCTGCCTTCTTCAAAGAG gtgtggccCGTCACAGTGAAGCCCATCGGTCTGGGCTGCTCCAAGTCCCTGGCCGGGGAGAGCCGGCTCTGCCTCACGGCCACGTCCCTCGTCTTGGTCCGAGTGGCCGCGTGCAGTAATTTGCCGTCGGTTACGATACCGTTGCTGAGTGTGAGGCGCTTCGGTCACTTGGATGGTTCCTTCTACTTGGAGCTCGGCAGGTCGGCACCGAACGGTCCCGGGGAGATCTGGATGGAAGCGAGAGACCAAG GAAGCCCAGCAGTCGCCCAGCAGGTTCATGAGGTGGTCCGTGAGACCGTCAGGGCCCTGAGAGCTCTCCCTGACTTCAGCGGGTCACCGACCTCCATCCACAATCGGCGTCAAACCCTCCTGGCTTTAAAGCGCTGCAGACCCAAAAACAGAGACAAACTGGCGAGGCCGCCTGGTTCCCGTCTGGCCCTGCCCTTCGGGACAAGTCCAATTAAATGTTACCTCGAGCCGCACAAAGCGGAGCCGGAATCCCCTCGGAGCTCCGCCTCCCATCGCAGCTCCATGTCGGAGACCGGCAGCTACATGGAAATGAAGGTGGACCCACATCTCCCAGTGAGCAAAGGGCGGGACAACGAGTGCAGAAGAGCTGCCATGGCGACGGGGCACCGCTGCAGTGCAGCCGCCTGCGGGATGGAGAGCTGGGAGGACCAGGGTCCCgattacatgatgatgatgatgtcgccACCAGGAAGCCTCAGTTCGCCTGCACTGCCTCAGGATGACTATGTGACCATGGCAAGCCCAAAGAAACACTCCACTTACTCTtcgccctcctcttcccttcagaCATCCTTCAACAG CTCCACCTCTGACGGCTACTCTCCTCTGCACCCGTCACATCTTCAGACTAACGAGCCCAGTCAGCCACTCTGGCTGGTGACCTCGGTCCAACAGTCAGAAACGGATGCCGGCCAATCACAGATGAGCATCGGCTGCTCCAGCCGACCGCGGGAGGAGGCAAGGCGGGACCCGATGTCGGCCGAGCAGAGACCGGGAGCCCGGGCCGGGTTCTCCCCGTCTCCTGTGAGGAGCGTGGGCCGCACCGGCATGAGTGGTCCAGACTATGCCAGGCCGGTCCAGGCCGGTCCAAACTCTGGCAACGGTCGGTCTCGCCGGGCGGCCTCGGACAAACCTGTTCGAAGACACCggctgtctttgtgtctgcctTCCTGCCTGCAAGCTGAGGACAGAGACTGA
- the LOC130204334 gene encoding cytochrome P450 4F3 isoform X3, whose translation MSLLWAVLSWTSLCRVLVVLAAGLGALVSVWTARLLARHAWFTYRLSCFSKPHANSWLLGHLGQMQSSEEGLLQVDDLVRMYTHSCSWFIGPFYHLVRLFHPDYVKPLLMAPASVTIKDELIYGHLRPWLGQSLLLSNGAEWSRKRRLLTPAFHFDTLKDYVVKFNTSTDTMHEKWRHLVAKGTATVEMFDHVTLMTLDSLLKCAFSYTSDCQKSTSEYVSAIVELSELVIDRRQKILHHWDWFYWKTEQGKRFRKALSTVHRFTREVVQKRRALISQQTKTDTDVSTAPRRKKDFVDIILLSKDEDGRGLTDEEIQAEANTFMFAGHDTTASAICWTLYNLARHEHYQEKCRQEAMDLMQGRDRHVVEWEDLSNLPFTTMCIRESLRLHAPVQAVTRKYNQDMALPGRRIVPKGAICLVSIYGTHHNPAVWTSPDEFCPLRFGPECTAERASHAYIPFSSGPRNCIGQKFALAQLRVVVALTLLRYRLTPGVNPELGARSGGVRRLPQLVLRAEGGLWLQLEPLIPHDLEESDD comes from the exons ATGTCTCTCCTCTGGGCCGTCCTCAGCTGGACGAGCCTCTGTCGGGTCCTGGTTGTGCTCGCTGCAGGACTGGGAGCCCTGGTTTCGGTTTGGACGGCGAGGCTGTTGGCGCGACACGCCTGGTTCACGTACAGGCTGTCCTGCTTCAGCAAGCCACATGCCAACTCCTGGCTGTTGGGCCACCTGGGCCAG ATGCAGAGCTCGGAGGAAGGCCTCCTGCAGGTGGACGACTTGGTGCGGATGTACACGCACTCCTGCAGCTGGTTCATCGGCCCTTTCTATCACCTGGTCCGGCTCTTCCACCCTGACTACGTCAAACCTCTGCTCATGGCACCTG CCAGCGTTACGATAAAAGACGAGCTCATCTACGGTCATCTGCGTCCGTGGCTCG GGCAGAGCCTGTTGCTAAGCAACGGGGCGGAATGGTCTCGCAAGAGACGGCTGCTGACTCCGGCTTTTCACTTCGACACCCTTAAGGACTACGTGGTCAAGTTCAACACTTCCACCGACACCATGCAC GAGAAGTGGCGCCACTTGGTCGCAAAGGGCACGGCGACCGTCGAGATGTTTGACCACGTCACTCTGATGACACTGGACAGTTTGTTGAAATGTGCCTTCAGCTACACAAGCGACTGTCAGAA GTCGACCAGCGAGTATGTGTCCGCCATAGTGGAGCTGAGCGAGCTGGTGATAGACCGCCGGCAAAAGATTCTGCACCACTGGGACTGGTTTTACTGGAAAACGGAGCAGGGAAAGCGCTTCAGAAAGGCCCTCAGCACTGTGCACAG GTTCACCAGGGAGGTGGTCCAGAAGCGTCGAGCTCTGATCAGCCAGCAGACGAAGACAGATACCGACGTGTCCACAGCACCGCGGAGAAAGAAGGATTTTGTGGACATCATACTGCTGTCAAag GATGAAGATGGACGAGGACTCACAGATGAGGAGATACAGGCGGAGGCCAACACCTTCATGTTCGCAG gtcaCGACACAACAGCCAGTGCGATCTGCTGGACGCTGTATAATTTAGCACGCCACGAGCACTATCAGGAGAAATGCAGGCAGGAGGCGATGGATCTGATGCAAGGACGAGACCGGCATGTAGTGGAGTG GGAGGATCTGTCCAACCTTCCCTTCACCACCATGTGCATCAGGGAGTCTCTCCGGCTGCACGCTCCTGTGCAGGCCGTCACCAGGAAGTACAACCAGGACATGGCGCTGCCAGGGCGTCGGATCGTACCaaagg GGGCCATCTGTCTGGTCAGTATTTACGGGACACACCACAACCCTGCCGTTTGGACCAGCCCTGAT GAGTTTTGTCCCCTGCGTTTTGGCCCCGAGTGCACAGCGGAACGGGCTTCCCACGCCTACATCCCCTTCTCCTCGGGCCCCAG GAATTGCATTGGGCAGAAATTCGCCCTGGCACAGCTTCGGGTCGTCGTGGCGTTGACCCTGCTCAGGTATCGCCTGACCCCGGGGGTGAACCCCGAACTCGGGGCCAGGTCTGGGGGAGTGCGCCGTCTCCCTCAACTCGTCCTGCGTGCGGAGGGAGGTTTGTGGCTGCAGCTTGAGCCTCTGATCCCGCACGACCTGGAGGAGTCTGATGACTGA